The segment CGCTACTACCAACGTTTGATGGAAAGTATCCGTACTGCGATTGATGAAGACCGTTTCGATCAATTTGTAGAAGAGTTCTACGCACGACGCAATCGTGAAGTTCCACCTCTACAAAAAGAGAAAGCTTAATGTTGATGCCAGCATGTGTGCTGGCATTAACGTAATTTCGTGCGCTAAGTTGGATTTATCTCTATTCCTGACTTGAATTCAACGTTGCGCAACCCAATAGATTTCAAACTAGACAAAACAACTTAGAGGACGTTTCTCAATGAGTCTAATTTCTGTAGCACACGCGGCTCCTGCTGGTACTCCAGCTGGTGGTGGTTTTGAAATGCTAATCATGCTTGGCATGTTCGCGGTAATCTTCTACTTCATGATTTACCGCCCACAATCAAAGCGTGTAAAAGAGCATAAAAACCTAATGGCTTCTATGGCTAAAGGTGATGAAGTGCTTACCAGTGGTGGATT is part of the Vibrio diazotrophicus genome and harbors:
- the yajC gene encoding preprotein translocase subunit YajC, which codes for MSLISVAHAAPAGTPAGGGFEMLIMLGMFAVIFYFMIYRPQSKRVKEHKNLMASMAKGDEVLTSGGLVGRITKIAEDNDYVSIALNENNEIVLKKDFITAVLPKGTLKSL